cagaccctacctcaagttaAACAAAGGTTACCAGACCCCAGGGAGCCCAATGGAAGCTTTGGCCTTTGGTCACAGGCATGCTGAAAGGGAACCAGAGGACTGAAACTCCCACCATGTCGTGCTATTTCCCTCTGCCTCCTTGCGACCTCCCACTGCCTGGACCTGCCTGGGCTGCTGGAGCTCAGAGAGGCCAGGGGTCAGGCTCctggggcagggcagggagggagcGGAGCTGAATGGGCGCGGAGCAGCCGCCTAAAACTCCGCAGCACAGCTAGCAATGCTGATCTCAGTGTCTTCCCCTCGCTGGAGATCTCTAGAGGCTTTACACAGGGATTTGCTGTTAAGACAGCCCAACCATCATGACCTCCAGGACCATGTGCAGAAGCGACATGTTACACCATAAGTTCCTTCTATTTTATTGGTTGGTCGCAAGAGGACCGTTAACACTTTGAATAAATATTTCACAAACTGCAGTTCCAAGATTACGAGAAGTCAAAGCTAATTTTTCTCTGGCCACAGGCCTCTGGAGctgacattcaaaccactgcagtgAACAGAAGCTGCTGTCCCTCACATTGTGTTAGATATCCCCACAAAGGTAGGTTCAGGGCTGTTTAAAACCACTAGCACTTCAAAAGACCCATCTTCCCTGTGTTTATGCATGGAAACAAAAGGAGACTCCCTGAGGCCCACAGAGCCTGCATTTCAGAAAGCCAAGTTTAATGGCTCCAAACCCAGTCCTGGATATTTACTCTGTACGGATGCAGAGACCATGACCATGATCTGCCCCTCCTCGCTCCACCCACCTGGCCTTCTCAAGGACTTGAAGTTGGCCACTAAGCTGCTCCCAGGAAAAAGCAGCTTTGAGTCATTTTAGTCTTTGCCAGTCTTGGGACAGTATGCTTTGTTAATAAAGGAGGGAAACTTCTGAAGAATAGAACAagtaaataagtaccttttatgAAAAGGACTTTCACGCTCTCTGAGCCCACAATTTAACTGTAACAACTTTACTGAAGGCATTTCATGTAAGCCACTTTACCACATGCAAGCCACTTTACCACCTGCCCCAGCAGCTAGAGCGGCCATCTGTATATACTGACACTACATAAAATGtgcctgccaggtgtggtggtgcacaccttgaatcctagcacttgggagacagaggtaggaggactgccatgagtttgaggtcaccctgcgactacaaagtgaattccaggtcagcctgggctacagtgaaaccctcccttgaaaaataagcaaacaaagccCTTGTTAGAAATGGAAATAAACTTCTCTTTACTCCTTTTTAGTTCCACCTGCCCTTCTAGCTGCCAGGACAGAATCAGCTGTAGGAGAAACAGTAAAGGTTCTGCTGGACGGCCATGAGCAGCCCTGGGGCTCCCCGAAGTCCCCCGAGCCGGGAGGAGAAGGCCACACTTGGAATGTCAGCCTTGGAGGCAGGATATGGGGAAGGTATGGTTCTGAGCAGGTGGGCATCGTGGAGGCTCCAGATTCTTGTGTAGCAGTCTTGACCCACTAAGAAAGAGGGAAGACACAGCCAGTTAGTGTGAAAATACAGAGGAAAGCCCTGGCCAGGCCGACATGGCTCCTCGGGTCTAACTGCGATTTCACCTGAGCCCAGACCCGTTCACGGAAAGTCGTTCTGCTGCTCTAGAGTCCGAACTAGCTGCAGATATTCAAAGAGGGAAAAAGCACAGGTTGGCTGTGTAACACTAGGTGCTTAGCAAGTCTCCTGGCTCATGGGCAAGGACTTTGCTTCTGTTTGTATCAAAGGCCACTCAGTGGGTGCCCAGCACTTCTGCCCTACATACCAGACAACCAATATTCTTTGGATGAAACAGTAACCAGGCAAATCACCCAAATTCATTACATTTTGGGGACAAAGCagactatagtttttttttttttttggttgttgttttttaggtagggtcttactctggcccaggctgacctggaattcattatgtagtctcaggatggcctcaaactcacagccatcctcctatctctgcctcccaagtgctgggattaaagatgtgtgccaacacacccagctcagaCTATAGCTCCCATCCCCCCGAGTTCTTTATAGGTTAAAAGACCatttaagggactggagagatggcttcgtgcttaaggcacttgcctgcgaagcccaaggacccaggttcaattccccagtacccacataagccggatgcccaatgtggcacaggcatctggagtttgtttgcagtggctggaagccctggcatgtccattctctttctcaaataaataaataaaataaagtaaattgatATAAAGACCAGTTAAGGTCTCCAGGGCTCCACACGCTGAGCAGTATGTCATAGGACAGCCAGGACTGTGACAGCTCCGACGCAATACACTCTAGAGATCTGCAGTTGGAGAACAGCAGGTCTTCAGTGGTCAAAGACTGCTCATGTGGCCGCTGGGTAGCTCGAAGGCCTCAGCGAAGATGAGCTGAGTTTGCACAGTTCCCTACTGTAGCTAAGCAAGCTACCTGCACCCGCCTCTTCATCACCCAGAACACAGAATCTCTTCTGAGATGAAGCTGGTATTGATGAGAATGGCAAATAAACAACAGTAAATACGTGGAATGAgggcgggcgtggtggggcacactttcaatcccagcgctcggggAGGCagaagccatgagtttgaggccaccctgaggagacatagtgaattccaggtcggcctgagaactaactcaaagaaaaaaaaaaaagaaagggaaccgAAGTTTAGGCAAAGTGATGCAGGAACAGCTTCTGGACTATGCAGTGCATGATGGGATCCTGCTGACGGAACAGGATCCTGCACCTCACCTGCCTGTTTCTGAGGTGACGTCTCCCCACTGACATGGGGAACTAGCTGTCAAAATCCCTACTTCCTCTCCACTCCCCTGCGACTGTCCACAGTCTCCAtcaatgctttttttcttttaaaaaatatatttttttttatttacaattgagagagaaagaggcacacagacagacagagcacagggcctagagccactgcaaacgcaactccagacgcacgtgccaccttgtacgtctatcttatgtgggtcctggggaatcaaacctgggtcctttagcttcgcaggctagcgccttaactgctaagccatcactccagccctttccattcttaaaatatattttattttatttttatttgtatttgagagagagtgagtctgCTTTTGACTACCTTAGTTCTCCCTGCAGCTTTAGTTGCTGGAGCCCTAGCTGAGTGTTGAGGATGTGTCCCCTTCTCCACGTACCTGCCACCAGGATGCCTTCCTCCTCGTGCACATGCAGGGGAAGGTAGGCGTACTCATTCACGTGGCCTTCATACTGCCGCACACACTTAGTTGCCCGCAGGTCCCACAGCTTGATCTGTGGGAAGAAGCACAGAGGGTCACGTGGGCTGGTTCAGCAGGCCCATGGTGAACATGAGGTGTGAAGCCCGGATGGTAGGGCGGCGTCCAGCGGCCTCTTCAGGTTACAAAGATCAACTTCTCTCACTCCTGAGCCCTGAGTCCATCGAAATCACATAACCAGAGATTCTTCTGGAATTTTCAGCCAGATTTGGCCCccggggtgctggggagatgggcaGCAAAGGAGCACCTGGGATAGCCCACAACTTCCCTGCCTGATGTCCTGGTACTGAGGATGACTGCAGAACCTCTGTGTGGCAAGGACTAAGGAAGTTAGTGTTCTCTACCTTTCCGGCCATGTCTGATGCCATCAGGTACTGCTCCTCCTGCAGAATCCGCACAGAGGTCACCGCTGAGTCATGGGACAGGCGGGTGGCCTTCCAGCCCTTGCCCTGACTTGGAGAGCGCAGATCAATGGCAAAGATCTCCCCAGATCGACAGCCATTAAACAGCAAAGGAGTCTGTGGAGACAAGGACTGCTCAGTGCCTAGCTTTTATCACTAACTGCACAGGAGGCTGGGAAGGGCATGTCTGCCCCAAGGCAAGCCTCCTCTCCCCACCTCATCCGGGCCCCTGGCACTGTGGACTTGGGTTGAAGGAGTGTGAGAGGGTAGAAGAATTAGACCCTGCATATCCTCCAGTGTTATCCTTGTGGGGAGCTCCTAGGTGCTTGGAGGTGGCCCTACAGTCCCTTTTTGGCATTTCTGACTGAAGTCAAACTGATGGTACCCTATCTCTGCCAAGGCTTTGGACAGGAAGCTAGGGTAACGATGTAGAAGAGAGCAGAGAGCCAGGTGAGGTGTTGGTCTGAAGAAGATCTGAGTGATGATGAGCTCTTCCCACCCAGAGCAGGCTGGTGGGCTCCTTCCTCcacacatcttttttattttttcaatttttcaaggtaggatctcattctagcccaggctgacctgaaattcactatgtagtctcagggtggccttgaactcacaatgatcctcctacctctgcctcccaagtgctgggattaaaggtgtgtgccaccatactccaCACTCTTAAAAGATGGTAttaatacttggtagcagaggctagtaagttgaaaaggaggcataaagggaagagaaaggaagggaggaggatacttaataggttgatattgtatatatgtaagtacaatgattgtaatggggaggtaatatgatggagaatggaatttcaaaggggaaagtgtgggggtggggaaggagggaattaccatgggatattttattataatcatggaaaatgttaataaaaatttaaaaattaaaaaaaaagatggtataaaaaattttttttaatttatttatgagagaaagagagagagagaatgggcgtgccagggcctctagccactgcaacaaactccagatgtatgtgccaccttgtatatgtggcttatgtgggtcctggggaattgaatggggggggggtcttttggctttgcaggcagatgccttaaccgctaagttcatctcttcagcccaaggatgGCATCTTTCATagataattattttgaaatacagTAACAATGAGATTTTCATTTTTAACCTGAAAGGTGTGTATGAACACTAGTTAAGTGCTGTGAAGTAGTTCCAGAGTTAAACACTGTTTTCGGGTTCTGGGGACGGACTGCTAGGCAGATGCACCACTGCACCAAttcccatattttaaaaatgatttagctgggcttggtgaaaCACTCCTtcaatccaagtcagcctgggctagagaccctacctcgaaaaaccaaccaaccaaccaaccaacaacaacaaaaaaggatttTGTCTGCTGTCTAATCATCCAAACATTCAAGAATTGCTAACAGCTCATTTAAACAGTAAGTTAGCTAAAGCCAGCTTAGAAACTCTTTCTGGATCATACAACTGTCACTTGGACACACTGGACAGCGCAATGCATTAATCCTTTCTAAAGCTCTTTCCTCCCTGTCAAAGAGGAGGGCTGAGGGCTACACTAGGGAAATCCAATTTCTCTCCAGCACACATTCCATTCTGAAGGCAGCCCAACGAACCGTGACGGCAAACTGCTGGGCCAAGACATCGGTGCTGATTCCGTACGACTGCCGGTGTCCTGTCACCACATTGGTCAACAGGACCCTCCGGGACAAACCTGGGGGAAACAGAGATGGGTTAGTGAGACCCAGGTCCCCGGGTCTGGTAGCGCTCTCCCCAGTCCCGCAGCTTACCGGTACTGAAGCAGTTATTTGTCTGCATGTTCAGGGACCACGCACAGGACCAGGCCCCGGGGATCCGGAAACTGCTGAGCATGCCGGGCCGGTCTGCACCTGCTGAGGAGGACAGGAAAAAGTAAGCAAGACCCAGAGAGCTTCCCTGTGTGCTTCTTGACCAGTGACCACCAGATCTGGGAGGCTGCTTTTCAGAGGGCCACACCTTGGCTTAGGTGTCCCCTGGAATTCATGTGTGGAAATTTCATCACACAAAGACACagccatctcagcacttgggaggttttagggggactgctgtgagtctgaggccaccctaagattacagagtgaattccaagttagcctaggctacagtgagaccctaccttgaaaaacaaaagacatatcCTGATGGTATCTGCAGGTAGAGTGTTCAGGAGGCAAGGAGGAAGGTTAGATGAGGTCATGAACATTGGGCTGCATGGTGGCATGGATGGATTGACAGGAAGAAGAGACCCCCATTAGCAAACTTGGTCTGCTTCATCATGGGATGCCCCTGCCCCCAATCTTATGATGTAGCACGGAGGCCCTCAGCAGAGGCCAACACCACGCGCTCGGAATTTCCAGCTTCTAGAACTAAAACAGGGTCTCTCCCTTGGCCGTCTTCTGGATTCTGTGGTGGCCAGAGAAAGACTGGCTGGGATGCTTGGCTCAAGGTGCATTCACGTTCCCAGTCCAGATCCGGACTGTGGAGTTCAGTGCTAACAGCTGTCACGGGGACAGGGTGGTGTCAAGGTTGTATCAATCTTGGCCCTACTAGGAGCTGTGTGCTCTCAAGTgagatatttaaaagaatatatgcACCGAGGGTAACTCCTAAGTACCCAGCCCCATGAGTTATCTCAAAGCTAATATTGCCACATGCCTACCACACAGGCTATGAAATAAAACACTCCAGGACCCTAGGAGCCTACCTTCCCTGTCCTAATGACTACTCTCACATCAACTCTTCCTCTCCCCAAAGGGAGCTGTTAACTTATAATTCTGTGAATTTTGTGAGGCAAGACCTGACCCTTTCTtggcctgtttcctcatctgtaaattgATTATTAAGACACGCCTGCCTCTTAGGGCTTCATCTAATTCTGCATGGAACCTGTCAGAGTAGGTATTGCCTTCATTTTCCAAAGGTCAGGTCATCTGCTTAAGTATGGGAAAGGAAGAGCTGGGCTTCTAGCCAGCTCTGCCGGAAGCCTGCACTCTTAAAGCTGACCCTGTCTCGTGGATCCTAGCTCTCTGAAAGGCTAGAAGCTTAGTATTTGGAATGCAGCTAGGAAGCAACAGCCGGCTGCCTTCAACCAGCCCCACACTGGAGCATGATCTTCTGAAGGATCGCTCCAGGCAGCCCGAACCTGCTTACGTCCTGCACTGGTTCCATATCTGCTTCACCTCTGCTCTGGCTAATGAAATGAACCCAAAGGGATCAAAAGCAGGGAGCAGTAATCCAATCTGGTCCTGAGATGGACGGGCTTAGGGAACTCTCCACAGTGCTGTCTTGAGTTGTGGCTCCCCGCCCACTCTGAACCAGGGCCACCCAGTCTTGGGCACCCTTATCTCCTCACTGAAATCTCAAGGCAGCTCCTGGGAAGCCCACAACACAGACcaataggttttttgttttttccccctcagggaaTGGATCCCATACCTGGCTGACTATTGACAAACAGTGATGCAGGGAGCAGAGTGGCACAGCCTGGTGTCTCTGCAAGGCCCATGAGGCACAACCTGCAAAAAGCTGTTAAGGACAATTGGGTAGAAGGCTCTCCTGGGagaaaagctgggagtggtggcacacacctttaatcccagcacttagaaggtagagagggaggaagatcgctgcgagtttgagactagcctgggactgtagagtgagaccctgactcaaaaaaaagaaaagaaaaagaaaaaaaaagttataaaacacGAATTAACAAATGAGGGCAGATACTCATTGTCCAGTATCTAACACCTTTATATTTTCTACGCTTAGCTTCAGAGTTTTTAAATACCAAAGACACAGTTAAAAGGCCGCTGCAGCcaggtaaggtggcacatgccctttaaTCCCATGCTCAACAGATACTGGTCGAATGAGCACATATACACAACTCACTGCAAGCTGAAACACTTGAAAGGGAGCTAGGTCCACATTACAACCCCCTGAAGGTGTGACACGGACATGATACACGGCCTCTGGAGGTAAGCTCCATATTAAATATCtccagtggtgcacacctttaatcccagcacttgggagacaaaagtagaaggatcaccatgagtttaaggccaccctgagactacatagtgaattccaggtcagcctaagctagagtgagatcctaccttggaaaacaaacaaacaaacaaaaaacagccatcTTGCTGTTatttcagcacctgggaggctcaGGTTATTAGGatcaccagaagttcaaggtcagcctgagactacatagcaaattccaggtcagcctggattagagtgaaaccctacctccataaacaaaacagacagacaaaataataataataaaataatcataatagtAATAACCATCTCCACACCTCATGTTTCCATGGGGTTTCTTGCCTGCTGAGGTACAGTTTTCTTCCAAACAGCAAGAAATGAATGCAGAATGGCCCAGCCCTCAGCCACTAAGCTTCCACCTCACAAAGTCCACAGATGCTCAAGTCCACCTAGGATGTGGCTGCCTACCACGCCTCTTCATCTGCCAAAGGATACAGAACGTGGGAGTCCAGGTGATTCAGCGAGGCCCAGCACACAGAGTTCACCTGGAGAGGGCGCAGGACGGAAAGACTGGGTTGACTGTCAACTCACAGGCAGCCATGGTAAAATGAGCACCTACAGAATAGTTGGGAGGGACACAGACACGTGACCATTCCCCCTCCACAGTCCTGGGGACCAAGGCCAAGGTCTTGCACATGTTAGCCAGGCAGCATTCTAACCCTACGCTACACCCCAACCCAAGATGTAACTGCTTTCTCCAGGTCTTGCTCTTCTTAAAATGGGCGGGAGGGAAGCCTGTGGAGccccctgctctgccatgctgggCCTCGAGGGAGGTGAGTAAACCTTAGGCCTCAGTccttccaagtcagcatgggcccCATGGTGGGGTATCTGGTATATAGCCCCCTCTACCCCCCACCCCGGGTCCAAAGCCAGGGCTATCAGGAGACAACCTTAAATATCCAAACCATCTTGTATCACCCACAAGCCAGCCACTGGAgtgacaggattaaaggcatgtgccatcatgcctggctctctttctctcttccccacttcttctctccctccctttctctttccctatttctttccttcctttcccttcttccctccctctctccctccctttctatctctctctttctccctctctgtttctttttaaaaattttttttctggttcgtttttatttatttgagagtgacagagagagagagagaaagagaggcagagagagagagagagagagagagagagagagaaagggcacaccagggcttccagccactgcaaacaaactccagacacgtgtgcccccttgtgcatctggctaatgtgggtcctggggaatcgagccttgaaccggggtccttaggcttcacaggcaagtgcttaaccactaagccatctctccagccctctttctttctttcttgaaggtctcactatagcccagactgtcctggaactctctctataatcccaggctggcctcaaacccacagcaatcctaactctgcctcccgagtgctaggattaaaggcactgtgccaccatggccgggcctttctctttttttaaaacagttcCTATGcagtcaggctggctttgaactcacagtaatcctcctgcctctgcctcctgagtgctgagattacagccacCATGCATATCTCTACAAGCCATTGCCAATCTGTATCTATCTCAGACCTCACATCCCGACTGAACAGAAAGTCACATCTGTTTGTTGGAGAGCACCTGACATTTACTTAAACCTAAGAGCTGGCAGATATACTGCTCTGACGAACAGCCACTGAGGCCCATGTGCCACAGACTGTCCTTTCAGGTAACTCCTGACCCTTCCAGAGGGAATATCATGATGGCCAGTTAAAACACATGGCTTGGGCCGGtcgtggtggcagaggtaggagaagtgccatgagtttgaggctaccagagacaacatagtgaattccaggtaagcctgggatacagcgagaccctacctcaaaaaaccaaaaccaaacaaacaaaaactcatggcttgggggctagagagatggcttagcagttaaggcccttgcctgcaaagccaaaggatgccagattctccatgacccacataagccagatgcacaagggggtgcatgcatctgaagttaatttgcagtgtctggagaccctggcgcgcccattctctccctctctctttctgtttctctcaaataaataaattaattaaatatattaaaaaacaaacaaacaaacaaacaaaaagcctcatggctttgccaggtgtggtggtacatgcctttaatcccagcatttgggagacagaggtcagtggattgctgtgggtttgagaccAGTCAGGAGCGACAGAGTGCGTTcgaggtcagcgtgggctagagtgaggccctaccttgagaaatcaacaaaacaaaacaaaacaaaacaaaaaaaaaaaaacctcacagccTTAAACCCACCTCCACCATCTAAGCTCATTTTCTCTTCTAAGAAAAGAAGCTCTGGGGCCTTCCCTCCTGTTTATGTGGGCTCTCAGGAACTAataatcaatttctttcttggaaAAGTGAGATAGCTCACTTGcattccttttttttcaaggtttttaaagttagtttatttgcaaagagagagagaatgaatggcgaggtgtcagggcctctagctgctgcaaatgaactccagatgcatgtgccactttgcacatctggctttatgtgggtagtggggaatcgatcctggatcattaggctttgaaggcaagtgccttaaccgctgagccctctctccagcccttacttgcaTTCTTCACGaaactcttctctcctctccagaTTGGGTCAACCACTGCGGTGCCTTTGGGTTCAAAAGGTACAAGACTGAAGAGGCACACATACCTTGCGGTTGGTAAAGTAGAGGTtttcatgcatgtgcaccttgaaCGTGGGAGCCTTCAGACCATGCAGGTCAATGATGCCATACTTGGAGCCTCCAATTTTGACATCATTCACTGTGAAGAGCCGGTCACTGTTGGTATCTGCCTGGAGGGAAGTGGGCTGCAGGTGGTCTCTCAGGCTGAGCCGGGTGAGCTGCTTACCCACCTGCCCCTCTGTCCCGGTCCCCATGCTCTGTGCGTTTCCTTGGGTGACAGCTCCGCTGCGGGGCTGGCCGGATGTCTCCCCACTGGGTATTGTGGGCTCTGGGCAAACACTGACAGGAGTCTGCTCTGACACTTCTAGAGAACATGGCACAGAGGGGGCAGGGCCAGAAAACTGGAACTCCTCAGTGAGTTCCTCAGAACTGGGCTTGGAAGAATCCCAGTACTGGCCcagaagaacacatgaaaactaCCCAGTGACATCTGAGCCGGGtggtggcggcacatgcctttaatcccagcattcgggaggcagacaggtaggaggtggatggccgtgagttctaaaccatcctgagactacgtagtgaattccaggtcagcctgagctagagtgagacactacctccaaaaccccaagaaagcctggcatggtggtgcatgcctttaatcccagcactcaggaggtagaagtaggccatcctgagactatataggaaattcaaggtcagc
The nucleotide sequence above comes from Jaculus jaculus isolate mJacJac1 chromosome 7, mJacJac1.mat.Y.cur, whole genome shotgun sequence. Encoded proteins:
- the Dcaf4 gene encoding DDB1- and CUL4-associated factor 4 isoform X2, yielding MNRSSWQGRRRQGRRSRQQNPGLGQRDSSERCNTPGAPQSPQDSRVSDGESPTTSSRAAGQSSVPELPGYYFDPEKNRYFRLLPGHNNCNPLTNEGIRHKEMERKRLQLLEEENKQKKVARMGFNTSSLLWKNQLGFLNITSYCRLAHELRVSCMERKKVQIQSSDPSALSSDRFNFILADTNSDRLFTVNDVKIGGSKYGIIDLHGLKAPTFKVHMHENLYFTNRKVNSVCWASLNHLDSHVLLCLMGLAETPGCATLLPASLFVNSQPGADRPGMLSSFRIPGAWSCAWSLNMQTNNCFSTGLSRRVLLTNVVTGHRQSYGISTDVLAQQFAVTTPLLFNGCRSGEIFAIDLRSPSQGKGWKATRLSHDSAVTSVRILQEEQYLMASDMAGKIKLWDLRATKCVRQYEGHVNEYAYLPLHVHEEEGILVAVGQDCYTRIWSLHDAHLLRTIPSPYPASKADIPSVAFSSRLGGLRGAPGLLMAVQQNLYCFSYS
- the Dcaf4 gene encoding DDB1- and CUL4-associated factor 4 isoform X3 encodes the protein MERKRLQLLEEENKQKKVARMGFNTSSLLWKNQLGFLNITSYCRLAHELRVSCMERKKVQIQSSDPSALSSDRFNFILADTNSDRLFTVNDVKIGGSKYGIIDLHGLKAPTFKVHMHENLYFTNRKVNSVCWASLNHLDSHVLLCLMGLAETPGCATLLPASLFVNSQPAGADRPGMLSSFRIPGAWSCAWSLNMQTNNCFSTGLSRRVLLTNVVTGHRQSYGISTDVLAQQFAVTTPLLFNGCRSGEIFAIDLRSPSQGKGWKATRLSHDSAVTSVRILQEEQYLMASDMAGKIKLWDLRATKCVRQYEGHVNEYAYLPLHVHEEEGILVAVGQDCYTRIWSLHDAHLLRTIPSPYPASKADIPSVAFSSRLGGLRGAPGLLMAVQQNLYCFSYS
- the Dcaf4 gene encoding DDB1- and CUL4-associated factor 4 isoform X1; protein product: MNRSSWQGRRRQGRRSRQQNPGLGQRDSSERCNTPGAPQSPQDSRVSDGESPTTSSRAAGQSSVPELPGYYFDPEKNRYFRLLPGHNNCNPLTNEGIRHKEMERKRLQLLEEENKQKKVARMGFNTSSLLWKNQLGFLNITSYCRLAHELRVSCMERKKVQIQSSDPSALSSDRFNFILADTNSDRLFTVNDVKIGGSKYGIIDLHGLKAPTFKVHMHENLYFTNRKVNSVCWASLNHLDSHVLLCLMGLAETPGCATLLPASLFVNSQPAGADRPGMLSSFRIPGAWSCAWSLNMQTNNCFSTGLSRRVLLTNVVTGHRQSYGISTDVLAQQFAVTTPLLFNGCRSGEIFAIDLRSPSQGKGWKATRLSHDSAVTSVRILQEEQYLMASDMAGKIKLWDLRATKCVRQYEGHVNEYAYLPLHVHEEEGILVAVGQDCYTRIWSLHDAHLLRTIPSPYPASKADIPSVAFSSRLGGLRGAPGLLMAVQQNLYCFSYS